From Flavobacterium sp. 102, a single genomic window includes:
- a CDS encoding M23 family metallopeptidase → MKYILFLCCYSTLVLSQNQYPKDYFRSPLDIPLQLSGNFGELRPNHFHSGFDFKTQKKEGFNVYAVADGYISRIKIAENGYGKAIYITHSNGYTSVYGHLQSGYGEVEKLIKSEQYKAKSYEIDLTFSSTDLLVKKDDVIAISGNTGGSDGPHLHFEIRDTQSEKIINPMYFGFDSAITDSKRPILNSLFVYPLDNNSIVNQSKRPIAVSISQQADGSYIAEKVLATGKIGFGITTFDYDDVSWNANGIFRVQTFLNGKTNFSYKFDTFAFDETRYVNALIDYSRYKKLGQRVQKLFAENAYPLSIIQSGTNGGIISVTSNVTQNYKIEIADFSENVTRVFIPIDYSPLPSKVYEEPITSKYLVKTNKENVFSLENVTVSIPANAFLKDFYMDFEVKNGLLHLHDDLEPAFANMTITFEDSITAEKERQKMFIGSIDGKKIYYYHTKRYKNSFTVYSKYLGDYKLFKDSMPPKIKIDKKIGGKWISQQNELIFTISDDLSGIKSYEGTLNDKWILLEYEPKTKKLIHRFSDGIVAEGKNDLKVVVKDNVGNSTIFETHFFRSQKP, encoded by the coding sequence ATGAAATATATCTTGTTTTTGTGTTGTTATTCAACTTTGGTTTTAAGCCAAAATCAGTATCCAAAGGACTATTTTCGTTCTCCTTTGGATATTCCTTTGCAGCTTTCGGGCAACTTTGGCGAATTAAGACCCAATCATTTTCACTCAGGTTTCGATTTTAAAACCCAAAAAAAAGAAGGATTCAATGTTTATGCCGTAGCTGATGGTTATATTTCCCGAATTAAAATAGCCGAAAATGGTTATGGGAAAGCCATTTACATTACCCATTCTAATGGTTATACCTCTGTTTATGGACATTTACAATCGGGATACGGTGAAGTTGAAAAGTTAATTAAAAGCGAACAGTATAAAGCGAAATCGTATGAAATTGATTTAACATTTTCTTCCACGGATTTATTAGTCAAAAAAGATGATGTTATCGCAATTTCCGGAAATACAGGCGGTTCTGATGGTCCGCATTTGCATTTTGAAATTCGCGACACCCAATCCGAGAAAATTATCAATCCGATGTATTTCGGCTTCGATTCGGCAATAACCGATTCGAAAAGACCAATTCTTAACAGCTTGTTTGTTTATCCTTTAGACAATAATTCGATAGTCAATCAATCAAAAAGACCAATTGCGGTCAGTATTTCACAACAAGCAGACGGAAGTTATATCGCCGAAAAAGTGTTGGCGACAGGGAAAATCGGTTTCGGAATTACCACTTTTGACTATGATGATGTTTCCTGGAATGCAAATGGAATTTTTAGAGTGCAAACTTTTCTGAACGGCAAAACCAATTTTAGTTACAAGTTTGACACTTTTGCTTTCGATGAAACGCGTTATGTCAATGCGCTAATTGATTACAGTCGCTATAAAAAGTTAGGACAACGCGTTCAGAAACTGTTTGCTGAAAATGCATATCCACTGAGTATAATCCAATCCGGAACCAATGGAGGAATCATTTCAGTTACTTCCAATGTAACTCAAAACTATAAAATTGAAATAGCCGATTTTAGCGAAAATGTGACTAGAGTTTTTATCCCGATTGACTATTCACCATTACCTTCTAAAGTATACGAAGAGCCAATTACATCCAAATATTTAGTCAAAACCAATAAAGAAAATGTTTTTTCATTAGAAAATGTCACTGTTTCTATTCCGGCGAATGCTTTTCTAAAAGATTTCTACATGGATTTTGAAGTCAAAAACGGATTGTTGCATTTGCATGATGATTTGGAACCGGCTTTTGCCAATATGACGATAACTTTTGAAGACAGTATTACTGCCGAAAAAGAAAGACAAAAAATGTTTATCGGTTCCATTGATGGTAAAAAAATCTACTATTACCATACTAAACGCTACAAAAATTCGTTTACTGTTTATTCCAAATATTTGGGAGATTACAAATTATTCAAAGACAGTATGCCGCCAAAAATCAAAATTGATAAGAAAATCGGTGGTAAATGGATTAGCCAACAAAACGAATTGATATTCACGATTTCCGATGATTTGTCAGGCATCAAAAGCTACGAAGGCACGCTCAACGACAAATGGATTTTATTGGAATATGAACCCAAAACTAAAAAACTGATTCATCGCTTTTCAGATGGTATAGTAGCCGAAGGGAAAAACGATTTAAAAGTCGTCGTTAAGGATAATGTTGGAAATTCTACTATCTTTGAAACACATTTTTTTAGAAGTCAAAAACCTTAA
- a CDS encoding cell division protein ZapA: MEDKLKIKLSIADRVYPLTVDLSQEEGLRSASKKIDAMIKQFEENYAVRDKQDVLAMCALQFASQVEQKQVDNSIDGTETLDRLKKINDLLFDYLDKK; encoded by the coding sequence ATGGAGGATAAGCTTAAAATAAAGTTATCAATAGCCGACAGAGTTTACCCGTTAACGGTAGATCTTTCGCAAGAAGAAGGACTGAGAAGTGCTTCCAAAAAAATTGATGCGATGATTAAGCAATTCGAAGAAAACTATGCCGTTCGCGACAAACAAGATGTATTGGCCATGTGCGCTTTACAATTTGCCTCGCAAGTAGAACAAAAGCAAGTGGATAATTCCATTGACGGTACAGAAACTCTGGACAGATTAAAAAAAATTAATGATTTATTGTTCGACTATCTCGATAAAAAATAA
- the rny gene encoding ribonuclease Y: MEITLTIIALIVGVAGGFGIAKFLEKSNVSNMIKNAKKEATSILRDANVEAENIKKDKLLQAKEKFLELKSEHEKEILNKDKKIAEVEKRTRDKESQVSSELAKAKKVNDDYEAKTNEYNSKIELLDKKQQELEKLHKSQVEQLEVISGLSAEDAREQLVESLKAEAKTKAMSHIQDTIEEAKLTAQQEAKKVIINTIQRVGTEEAVENCVSVFNIESDDVKGRIIGREGRNIRALEAATGVEIIVDDTPEAIILSCFDPVRREIARLSLHKLVTDGRIHPARIEEVVAKTTKQIDDEIIEVGKRTVIDLGIHGLHPELIKVVGRMKYRSSYGQNLLQHSREVSKLCGIMAAELGLNVKLAKRAGLLHDIGKVPDTESDLPHALLGMQWAEKYGEKEEVCNAIGAHHDEIEMKYLISPIIQVCDAISGARPGARRQVLDSYIQRLKDLENIAFGFTGVKNAYAIQAGRELRVIVESEKVSDDMASNLSFEISQKIQTEMTYPGQVKITVIRETRAVNIAK, from the coding sequence ATGGAAATTACATTAACTATAATTGCGTTAATCGTTGGCGTTGCCGGAGGTTTTGGAATTGCAAAATTCCTAGAAAAAAGCAACGTCTCTAATATGATTAAAAACGCTAAAAAAGAGGCTACCTCTATCTTAAGAGATGCTAACGTTGAGGCTGAAAACATTAAGAAAGACAAACTACTTCAAGCCAAAGAGAAGTTTTTAGAATTAAAATCAGAGCATGAAAAAGAGATTTTAAACAAAGACAAAAAAATAGCCGAAGTAGAGAAGAGAACACGCGATAAAGAATCTCAAGTATCGAGCGAATTGGCCAAAGCCAAAAAAGTCAATGACGATTACGAAGCCAAAACAAATGAATACAATAGTAAAATAGAGCTGTTAGACAAGAAACAACAAGAGCTTGAAAAACTACACAAAAGTCAGGTAGAGCAATTGGAAGTGATTTCAGGTCTGTCTGCTGAAGATGCTCGTGAGCAATTGGTAGAAAGCTTGAAAGCGGAAGCCAAAACCAAAGCGATGTCGCATATCCAAGACACCATTGAAGAAGCTAAATTAACAGCGCAACAAGAAGCTAAAAAAGTTATCATCAATACCATTCAACGTGTTGGAACGGAAGAAGCAGTAGAAAACTGTGTATCGGTGTTCAATATCGAATCAGATGACGTTAAAGGAAGAATCATTGGTCGTGAAGGAAGAAACATCCGTGCTTTAGAGGCCGCTACCGGTGTTGAAATTATTGTTGACGATACTCCGGAAGCAATTATCTTATCGTGTTTTGATCCGGTGAGAAGAGAAATTGCTCGTTTGTCATTACACAAATTGGTAACTGACGGCAGAATTCACCCGGCGAGAATTGAAGAAGTAGTGGCCAAAACGACGAAACAAATCGACGATGAAATCATTGAAGTTGGTAAACGTACAGTTATTGATCTAGGAATTCACGGTTTACATCCTGAATTGATTAAAGTAGTTGGTAGAATGAAATACCGTTCCTCATACGGACAAAACTTATTACAACACTCGCGTGAAGTTTCCAAGCTTTGCGGAATCATGGCCGCTGAATTAGGATTGAATGTAAAATTAGCAAAACGCGCCGGTTTACTACACGATATTGGTAAAGTACCAGATACAGAAAGTGATTTACCACACGCCCTATTAGGAATGCAATGGGCTGAGAAATATGGCGAAAAAGAAGAAGTTTGCAACGCGATTGGAGCGCACCATGACGAGATTGAAATGAAATATTTGATTTCTCCGATTATTCAGGTGTGTGATGCAATTTCAGGCGCAAGACCAGGCGCAAGACGTCAAGTACTTGATTCTTATATCCAAAGACTAAAAGACTTGGAAAACATTGCCTTTGGCTTTACCGGCGTTAAGAATGCTTACGCAATTCAGGCCGGTCGCGAACTACGTGTGATTGTAGAAAGTGAAAAAGTAAGTGACGATATGGCTTCTAACCTATCATTTGAAATTTCACAAAAGATTCAAACGGAGATGACTTATCCGGGGCAAGTAAAAATCACTGTAATCAGAGAAACAAGAGCGGTGAATATCGCTAAATAA